From Salinicola endophyticus:
CGGCCACCGCCAGATTGACCTGACCGATGCCCTGGCTCTGCTCGCCGGTGGCCGCGGTGATTTCGCCCAGCACGCCGTTGACCCGGGCGATACTGGCGACGATCTCGTCCATCGCCGCGCCGGCGTCGCGCACCCGCTGGGCGCCGGTCTGGGTGCGCTCGGCGGAAGCGTCGATCAGCGTCTTGATCTGACGCGCCGCATCCGCGCTGCGACTGGCAAGGTTGCGTACTTCCTGCGCCACCACCGCGAATCCGCGGCCATTCTCGCCAGCACGCGCCGCTTCCACCGAGGCGTTGAGCGCCAGCAGGTTGGTCTGGAAGGCGATGCTGTCCATGGTGGTCACGATCTCGGCGATCTGACGCGACGAGGTTTCGATCTCGTCCATGGTCTGGACCACGCTGGAGACCACCTCGCCGCCGCGCTGGGCCGCCTCGGTGGCCGAGACGGCCAGCTTGTCGACCTCGCGTGCCGAGTGCGCGGTATGCTCCACGGTGCCGGTGATCTGCTCGATCGAGGCCGAGGTCTGCTGCAGGCTCGCCGCCATCGAGTCGGTACGCCGCGAGAGGTCCTCGCTGCCGCTGGCGATCTCCAGCGAGGCGTGCTTGACCGAGTCGCTGCTATCGCGCACCTCGATCAGCACCTGCTGCATCTTCTCGGCGAAAGCATTGAACTGGATTGCCAGTTCGGCGCTCTCGTTGCGCCCGCGCACCGGCAGCCGCTGGGTCAGGTCGCCGTCGCCGGAGGCGATCTCGCGCATGCGCTGCGCCAGCCGCTTGAGCGGCCGAGACAGGCTGCCGCCGAGCAGCCAGCTCACGAGCAGCCCCAGCGCGGCCAGCCCGGCGCCCACTGCGAGCATCGCCAGGGTGTCGTGATGGCGCTGGGCGGCGAGCTGTTGCTGCAGGTCGGTGAGCCCGGCCATGGCCACGCTCTCGGGCAGGCGGATCATCAGTATCCAGGGCTTGCCGTCAGCGGGGCCGACATGAAACGGCCACGCCATCTCGATCTGGCCGCCCTCTTCACGCAGCGCCGGCTGGCCCTGACGCGCCTGATCGAGCAGCGCATTGATGCTGGCATCGAACACCTCGCTGGCATTCTTGCCCACCGCCTGGGGGTCATCGGTATAGGCCGTGATCCCGCCGCGCGGGGCGACCAGCGTCCAGTCGCCGGCGCCGTCATAGAGCGCGCTGCTGGCGTCTTTCAGCAGGCCCTGGATGAAGTCGACCGAGAGATCGACCCCGGCGCTGCCGCGGAACTCGCCGTCGACCAGAATCGGGACGTTGAACGAGGTCACCATCAGCGTCTTGCCGTTGTAGTCGTAAGGCGCCGGATCGATGATGCAGACCTTGCGGGTCTCCTTGGGGCAGAGATAGTACTCGCCCTCACGGATCCCGCTCGGCATCACCTGGGCGCTGTCCAGGGTATCGCCCAGCGGCAGCACCGCAATCTTGCCGTCGGCGGTGCGATACCACCACGGCATGAAACGTCCATCCTTGCCGTAGCCGGCGTCCTCGCGGCCCTGATAGTAAGCATCGTTGCCGAAGGCGTTGGGCTCCCAGCCGATGAAGGCGTCGAGCAGGTCGGGGTTGTCGACCACGGTCTGACGCACCAGGTTGGAGAGACCGTCACGGCTCAGCGACAGTCGCCGCCGACCCTGCTCGTCGACCGCACCCATCAGTGCATTGGTGTTGGCGAGCGAGCGCGCCAGGGTCAGGGCGTGCTCGAGCGGTGCTTCGATACGCTCGGCCTCGCGCCCGGCCACGGTTTTCAGGCGCTCGTGGATCCCCGTGGTCAGCAGCGCGTCGGTGCGCGCGTCCACCAGCGCCTGGGAGCGCGCGTTGGCATAGACGGTGTAAGCCACCATGGCCGCGACCACGAAGACGATACACGCCCCCACCAGTAGCGTGACCAGCGTACGTATGGACTTGAAATGCATGAGGGGTTCCCCGACAGCGAGAGGCGCCGCTCGACGAGCGGCAACGAATCGATTCAGGGGGGATATCGCCCGGACCCAAAGTAACTTTAGGCCCGGGGAACAGCCACTGTCGCCGAGAGATCGCGCGGCGGCGCAAGTCGCCTGAGGGAAGGCATACCGGGCGGTGGCGATGCCACCGCCTGCCGGCTCAGCCTGCGAGCACGGCGTCGACCAGCGCCTTGGCCTCTTGCTGGATACGCGTGAGATGCGCCTCGCCCTCGAAGCTCTCGGCGTAGATCTTGTAAACGTCCTCGGTACCCGAGGGGCGCGCGGCGAACCAGCCCGCCTCGGTCACCACCTTGAGCCCGCCGATGGCAGCGCCGTTGCCCGGCGCCTCGGTCAGCTTGCGCATGATCGGATGGCCAGCCAGCGTCTCGGCGGTGACCTGCTCCGGCGACAACTTGCCCAGCCGGGCCTTCTGCTCACGGGTGGCCGGGGCATCGACACGCTGGTAGACGGGCGCGCCGTAGCGCTCGGTCAGCGCCCGGTAGCGCTCGCCCGGATCCTGCCCGGTGACCGCAGTGATCTCGGCGGCGAGCAGACCGAGGATGATGCCATCCTTGTCGGTCGACCACGGCTGGCCCTCCAGGGTCAGGAACGACGCCCCCGCGGACTCCTCGCCGCCGAAGCCGAGACTGCCCTCGATCAGGCCATCGACGAACCACTTGAAGCCCACCGGTACCTCGGTGACCTCGCGCCCCAGGCCCTCGGCGACGCGATCGATCATCGACGACGACACCAGGGTCTTGCCGATGGCGGCCTGGTCGCCCCAGTGAGGGCGATGGGTGAACAGGTACTCGATGGCCACAGCGAGATAGTGGTTGGGGTTCAAAAGCCCGGTGGAGCGGGCGACGATGCCGTGGCGGTCGTGGTCGGTATCGCAGGCGAAGGAGACGTCGAAGCGATCCTTGTTCTCGATCAACCCGGCCATGGCGTGGGGTGAGGAGCAGTCCATGCGGATCTTGCCGTCCCAGTCCACGCGCATGAAGCGGAAGGTCGGGTCGACCGTGGTCGACAGCACCTCCAGCGGCAGGTCGTACTTCTCGGCGATACGCGGCCAGTAGTGCACCCCGGCACCGCCCAGCGGATCGACCGCGAAGGTGAGCCCGGAATCGCGGATCGCAGCCATGTCGATGACCTTGTCGAGGCCGCCGACATAGCTCTCGATATAGTCGAAACGCTGGGTGGTGGGTGCCGCCAGCGCCTCGGCGTAGCTCACCCGCTGGACCTGGCGCAGGCCGTCGGCGAGGTGCTCGTTGGCGCGTTCCTGGATCCACTTGGTGACACCGGTATCGGCCGGGCCACCGTTGGTGGGGTTGTACTTGAAGCCGCCATCCACCGGCGGATTGTGCGACGGGGTGATGACGATGCCGTCGGCCAGGCCGTGGTGGCGGCCCTGGTTGTAGAAGAGGATGGCGTTGGAGATCGCCGGCGTCGGGGTGTAGCCGGGCTCGAAGCCGGTCGCCTCGCAGCCGGCGTCGATCCGCACCGCGACCCGATTGGCGGCGAGCACCTCGAGGGCGGAGACGAACGCCGGCTCGGAGAGCGCGTGGGTATCCATGCCGATGAACAGCGGCCCATCGATGCCCTGGGCCTCGCGGTACTCGCAGATCGCCTGGGTGGTGGCCAGGATGTGCCACTCGTTGAAGCTCCGCTTGAGCGACGAGCCGCGGTGGCCGGAGGTACCGAAGGCGACCTGCTGGGCCGGATCATGGGCGTCGGGGCGCTCACTGTAGTAGCGCGAGACCAGCCGCGGCAGATTGGCGAGGCTGTGCGGGTCCGGCAAGCGTCCTGCCTGGGGGTCGATACTCATCGTCGGTTCCTTTCGATGGCCTGGGATAGGGTCTGACACGCACGTGCCGGCCAGATTCCCTATAGCAGACCACTGTCGCCAGCCGACAAGCAAGACTCCCCGCGCCGCTACCCGTCAATGCCTGGCGCGAAGCGGCGCGGGACATCGCGACACGTTCAGCCGCAGGCCGAGCCCTGCCCGCCGCACTCCGCAGCGACCACCGGCCGCGTCTTCACCCCCGCCAGCACCAGCGCCGCGCCGGCCAGCAGCAGCGTGCCGGCGGTGGCGCACACGCCAAGCACGCCACTCAGATCGAACATGACCCCGCCGACGGCCGCCCCCAGGGCGATCGCCAGCTGGATCGAAGCCACGATCAGGCCACCTCCGCTCTCGGCTTCGTCCGGCACCACCCGGGTGATCCAGGTCGACCAGGCCACCGGCACCGCGCCGAAGGCGAAGCCCCACAGCGCGACCATGAAAGCATCGGTTCCCGGCGAGAAGCCGCCCAGCGTTGCCAGCAACCAGCCCAGCGAGCCCATGACCAGAGGCATCAGCAAAAGCGTCAGGCGTAGACTGCGCTCCAGCAGATACCCCGCGGCCAAGGTGCCGACGAAGTTGGCCACCCCGAACGCCAGCAGCGTCGATGAAAGCGCATTGATCCCCATGTGCGACACGCCCTCGAGAAATGGACGGACATAGGTGAAGAAGGCGAAATGGCCACAGAACACGAGCAGGATGGCCACGATGCCGACCATCATGCCCGGTCGTTTCATCACGCTCACCAGCGTGCCAAGCGGGGTGGGACGCTCCGGCGTCATGCGCGGCAAGGTGAGGTACTGGAAGATCAGCGTCAGCACCGAGATCGCCGTCGCCAGCAGAAAAACGTCACGCCAGCCGAACAGATCGCCGAGATAGCTACCCAGCGCCGCGGCACTGATGGTGGCGATGGGGACACCGGCGAACAGCAGCGACAGCGCACGCGGCACGTCGTGCTCCGACACCAGTCGCATGACGGTAGCGGCGGAGAGCGCCCAGAACCCACCCAGAGCGATGCCCAGCAGGACCCGGCCGAGCAGCAACCAGGCCAGGCCAGGGGCGAACGCCACGGTCAGGTTGGCGGCGATCATCAGTAGCGAGAACGCCAGCAGCACATGGCGACGATCGAGTCGCTGGGTGACGGAGGCCACCAGCAACCCCGACAGCAGCGCGACCACCGCCGTCACCGTGACGGCCTGGCCGGCCTGGCCTTCGCTGATCGCCAGCGAGTCGGCCATCGGCGTCAGCAGGCTGGCTGGCAGGAACTCGGCCATCACCAGGCTGAATACCCCCAGGGTCAGAGCGATTACCGCGAACCAGCGCGAGGGCGGCGCCGGCTGGGCAGTGGGTAAGGGAGTCGACATGGCGGCATCCTTCGACGAGGGGTCTGAAAAGCAGGCGTGGCAGGAACAACGCCAACGCCCGGGCATGCCGGCAAGACTAAAGTATTAGGCGAGACCCCACTATCGATGAAAATCCACAATGCTTGATCAAAACTCCGAGAATCGATCGGTGGCGCTCAGCCGTCTCGACCATGCCCGGCTCGATCCTGCTCATCTCCCCCTTGTACGTCTGCCCCGTTCTCTTCACCCCTTCCCTGCTAATCCCTGCTCTGCTGAGCCCTTCTCTGCTAATCCCTGCTCTGCTGAGCCCTTCTCTGCTGAACCGTAGTCGCGCTCGACCCGGGCGATACGCGTGCGATAGGCCGCGTACCAGCGCTCCCGCCCCAGACGCTGGGCCTCGCGGTGATCGATATCACGCTTCCACGCGCGGATCGCGTCGAGATCGGTCCAGTAGGAGACGGTGATGCCGATGCTCTCCCGCGCCGACTCGACGCCCAGAAAGCCGGGCTGGGCCCGAGCCAGCGTCAGCATTTTATCTGCCATGGCCGCGTAGCCAGCCGTGTCGTCGCCCAT
This genomic window contains:
- the pgm gene encoding phosphoglucomutase (alpha-D-glucose-1,6-bisphosphate-dependent); translated protein: MSIDPQAGRLPDPHSLANLPRLVSRYYSERPDAHDPAQQVAFGTSGHRGSSLKRSFNEWHILATTQAICEYREAQGIDGPLFIGMDTHALSEPAFVSALEVLAANRVAVRIDAGCEATGFEPGYTPTPAISNAILFYNQGRHHGLADGIVITPSHNPPVDGGFKYNPTNGGPADTGVTKWIQERANEHLADGLRQVQRVSYAEALAAPTTQRFDYIESYVGGLDKVIDMAAIRDSGLTFAVDPLGGAGVHYWPRIAEKYDLPLEVLSTTVDPTFRFMRVDWDGKIRMDCSSPHAMAGLIENKDRFDVSFACDTDHDRHGIVARSTGLLNPNHYLAVAIEYLFTHRPHWGDQAAIGKTLVSSSMIDRVAEGLGREVTEVPVGFKWFVDGLIEGSLGFGGEESAGASFLTLEGQPWSTDKDGIILGLLAAEITAVTGQDPGERYRALTERYGAPVYQRVDAPATREQKARLGKLSPEQVTAETLAGHPIMRKLTEAPGNGAAIGGLKVVTEAGWFAARPSGTEDVYKIYAESFEGEAHLTRIQQEAKALVDAVLAG
- a CDS encoding methyl-accepting chemotaxis protein, with amino-acid sequence MHFKSIRTLVTLLVGACIVFVVAAMVAYTVYANARSQALVDARTDALLTTGIHERLKTVAGREAERIEAPLEHALTLARSLANTNALMGAVDEQGRRRLSLSRDGLSNLVRQTVVDNPDLLDAFIGWEPNAFGNDAYYQGREDAGYGKDGRFMPWWYRTADGKIAVLPLGDTLDSAQVMPSGIREGEYYLCPKETRKVCIIDPAPYDYNGKTLMVTSFNVPILVDGEFRGSAGVDLSVDFIQGLLKDASSALYDGAGDWTLVAPRGGITAYTDDPQAVGKNASEVFDASINALLDQARQGQPALREEGGQIEMAWPFHVGPADGKPWILMIRLPESVAMAGLTDLQQQLAAQRHHDTLAMLAVGAGLAALGLLVSWLLGGSLSRPLKRLAQRMREIASGDGDLTQRLPVRGRNESAELAIQFNAFAEKMQQVLIEVRDSSDSVKHASLEIASGSEDLSRRTDSMAASLQQTSASIEQITGTVEHTAHSAREVDKLAVSATEAAQRGGEVVSSVVQTMDEIETSSRQIAEIVTTMDSIAFQTNLLALNASVEAARAGENGRGFAVVAQEVRNLASRSADAARQIKTLIDASAERTQTGAQRVRDAGAAMDEIVASIARVNGVLGEITAATGEQSQGIGQVNLAVAELDSVTQQNAAMVQQTATAAAALQQESQRLAETVGAFTLDATTAARPALGRAGS
- a CDS encoding antibiotic biosynthesis monooxygenase, translating into MIVNTPAAPYYAVIFTSLMGDDTAGYAAMADKMLTLARAQPGFLGVESARESIGITVSYWTDLDAIRAWKRDIDHREAQRLGRERWYAAYRTRIARVERDYGSAEKGSAEQGLAEKGSAEQGLAGKG
- a CDS encoding MFS transporter — encoded protein: MSTPLPTAQPAPPSRWFAVIALTLGVFSLVMAEFLPASLLTPMADSLAISEGQAGQAVTVTAVVALLSGLLVASVTQRLDRRHVLLAFSLLMIAANLTVAFAPGLAWLLLGRVLLGIALGGFWALSAATVMRLVSEHDVPRALSLLFAGVPIATISAAALGSYLGDLFGWRDVFLLATAISVLTLIFQYLTLPRMTPERPTPLGTLVSVMKRPGMMVGIVAILLVFCGHFAFFTYVRPFLEGVSHMGINALSSTLLAFGVANFVGTLAAGYLLERSLRLTLLLMPLVMGSLGWLLATLGGFSPGTDAFMVALWGFAFGAVPVAWSTWITRVVPDEAESGGGLIVASIQLAIALGAAVGGVMFDLSGVLGVCATAGTLLLAGAALVLAGVKTRPVVAAECGGQGSACG